In Triticum aestivum cultivar Chinese Spring chromosome 5B, IWGSC CS RefSeq v2.1, whole genome shotgun sequence, the following proteins share a genomic window:
- the LOC123112793 gene encoding mediator of RNA polymerase II transcription subunit 10b produces the protein MDSTAPNSSSSAAATAAAVAAAAASGNGLQGGDRPEDPSKQNLAQVTASIQRTLGLLHQLNLNVSSFSSASQLPLLQRLNALVAELDTMQKLAEECNIQVPMEVVNLIDDGKNPDEFTRDVLNSCIAKNQITKGKTDAFKSLRKHLLEELEEAFPEDIEAYRQIRATSAAESKRLAQSQNVLPNGDSSVKAEH, from the exons ATGGACAGCACCGCCCCGaactcttcctcctccgccgccgcaaccgccgccgccgtagcGGCTGCGGCCGCTTCCGGTAACGGCCTACAAGGGGGCGACCGTCCCGAGGACCCGTCGAAGCAGAACCTGGCGCAGGTCACGGCATCGATCCAGAGGACCCTGGGCCTGCTCCACCAGCTCAACCTCAACGTCTCCTCCTTCAGCTCCGCGTCCCAGCTCCCCCTCCTCCAGCGCCT GAACGCGCTGGTGGCGGAGCTCGACACGATGCAGAAGCTCGCCGAGGAGTGCAACATCCAGGTGCCCATGGAGGTCGTCAA TTTGATCGATGACGGGAAGAACCCCGATGAGTTCACAAGGGACGTGCTCAACAGCTGCATCGCCAAGAACCAGATCACCAAGGGCAAGACCGATGCTTTCAAG AGTCTGAGGAAGCATCTTCtagaggagcttgaagaagctttTCCTGAAGACATCGAAGCATACAGGCAGATACGTGCTACTTCTGCCGCT GAATCAAAGCGGTTGGCTCAGTCGCAAAATGTTTTGCCTAATGGAGATTCCAGTGTGAAAGCTGAGCACTGA